The Xanthocytophaga agilis genome window below encodes:
- a CDS encoding fructosamine kinase family protein gives MDFRGLHEEYIQFLETIFFTTLGKEVSILEYQFLSGGCINQTIQATTSAGTFFVKWNESMEEDFFACEAKGLTLLKEAGEISVPEVIGYGQNGQKTYLILEFLPFTYAKSNYWADLGTSLARLHTHSQPEFGLSYPNYIGSLPQTNTAYTNGVDFFIECRLKPQVGLAVYNQLMPQTLYTKFQHLYTRLPDIFPNEKPALLHGDLWHGNVLIGKDGYATLIDPAVYYGNREAEIAFTYLFGGFEPDFYDAYVEATPLEPGFTERKAIYNLYPLLVHLNLFGSGYLSGIEQTLQPF, from the coding sequence ATGGATTTTCGTGGTTTACATGAAGAGTATATTCAATTTTTGGAGACAATCTTTTTTACAACCCTTGGTAAGGAAGTGTCCATATTGGAGTATCAGTTTCTATCTGGTGGATGTATCAATCAAACTATACAGGCAACTACCAGTGCCGGGACTTTTTTTGTTAAGTGGAATGAAAGCATGGAGGAGGATTTTTTTGCTTGTGAAGCAAAAGGATTAACTCTATTAAAAGAAGCCGGAGAAATATCTGTTCCAGAAGTGATAGGATATGGTCAAAACGGACAAAAAACCTATCTGATACTGGAGTTTCTGCCCTTCACGTACGCCAAAAGTAACTATTGGGCAGATCTTGGAACTTCTCTGGCCCGTTTGCACACACATTCTCAACCAGAATTCGGACTTTCCTACCCCAACTATATTGGGTCACTCCCACAAACGAATACTGCCTATACCAATGGAGTTGACTTTTTTATAGAGTGTCGTTTAAAGCCACAAGTGGGCCTGGCAGTTTATAATCAACTTATGCCTCAGACACTCTATACTAAATTTCAACATCTTTACACCCGATTGCCAGATATCTTTCCAAACGAAAAACCGGCACTTCTTCATGGAGATCTCTGGCATGGCAATGTGCTGATTGGTAAAGATGGTTATGCCACCCTTATAGATCCTGCAGTGTACTATGGTAACAGAGAAGCCGAAATCGCTTTTACGTATCTATTTGGAGGTTTTGAGCCTGATTTTTACGATGCTTATGTTGAAGCTACTCCATTAGAACCAGGCTTTACAGAACGTAAAGCTATTTATAACCTGTACCCGCTTCTGGTACATTTGAATTTGTTTGGCTCTGGCTATCTTTCTGGAATAGAACAAACCTTACAACCCTTCTGA
- a CDS encoding low molecular weight protein-tyrosine-phosphatase, with the protein MVKILFVCLGNICRSPLAEGIFNHLALKKGLQNVLISRSAGTADYHIGEPADRRTIKVARKHGIEIHHAGSQLSENDFQEYDYIVAMDHSNYLNITRHPGYISSRAVVVMMRNFDTAASDLNVPDPYFGSMDGFERVYHMLMKANEGFIEFLVEKHHLNKTSGEQ; encoded by the coding sequence ATGGTAAAAATATTATTTGTTTGTCTAGGAAATATATGCCGTTCTCCTCTTGCAGAAGGCATCTTTAACCATCTTGCTTTGAAAAAAGGCTTGCAGAACGTTCTTATTAGTCGTTCAGCGGGTACTGCTGATTATCATATTGGCGAACCTGCCGATCGTCGCACCATTAAGGTAGCACGTAAGCATGGTATTGAGATCCACCACGCGGGAAGTCAGCTCAGTGAGAATGACTTTCAGGAATATGATTATATTGTGGCAATGGATCATTCAAATTATCTAAATATTACACGGCATCCAGGCTATATTTCCAGTCGGGCAGTAGTAGTGATGATGCGAAATTTTGATACAGCAGCCTCAGATCTCAATGTCCCTGACCCATACTTTGGTAGTATGGATGGTTTTGAGCGGGTATATCATATGTTGATGAAGGCCAATGAAGGCTTTATTGAGTTTCTGGTTGAGAAACATCATCTCAATAAAACTTCAGGAGAACAATAG
- a CDS encoding septum formation initiator family protein, which translates to MLLATGILPCSQYFSELRVVDYCSMPVKLPPFTRNFYFATSAVFLVWMLLFDTNDMISQFKLWRQTVELEEQKKHYVKEVLKVKKEREELMGSPRLLEKFARERYLMKKNTEDVFVIVEEKE; encoded by the coding sequence TTGTTACTGGCTACAGGTATTCTACCTTGTAGCCAGTATTTCTCAGAGCTTCGTGTTGTAGATTATTGTTCTATGCCTGTTAAACTCCCCCCCTTTACCCGCAACTTTTATTTTGCTACCTCTGCGGTCTTCCTTGTATGGATGCTGTTATTTGATACCAATGACATGATTTCTCAGTTCAAACTCTGGAGACAGACAGTTGAACTGGAAGAACAAAAAAAACACTATGTAAAAGAAGTATTAAAAGTAAAGAAAGAACGTGAAGAGTTGATGGGAAGTCCCCGATTGCTTGAAAAGTTTGCACGGGAACGCTATCTAATGAAAAAGAATACAGAAGATGTCTTTGTTATTGTAGAAGAAAAGGAATAA
- the eno gene encoding phosphopyruvate hydratase, with amino-acid sequence MTFIEEIRARQILDSRGNPTVEVDVITANGKLGRAAVPSGASTGTHEAVELRDDDKKVYVGKGVLKAVANVNEIIAEELTGYSVFEQNMLDQLMLELDGTPNKGKLGANAILGVSLAIAKAAAQEAGLPLFRYLGGVNANTLPLPMMNILNGGSHADNSIDFQEFMIMPVKAETFSESLRMGVEVFHNLKKVLKDKGMSTNVGDEGGFAPNIPSNVGAIEVVLQAIEKAGYRPGEDIFIALDAASSEFYDADSKTYHFKKSTGEKLTSSQMANYWKEWVDKYPILSIEDGMAEDDWAGWKELTDLTGKKIQLVGDDLFVTNVTRLQDGINQGVANSILVKVNQIGSLTETINAVNLAKRNKYKSVMSHRSGETEDSTIADLAVALNTGQIKTGSASRSDRMAKYNQLLRIEEELGNTAYFPGINF; translated from the coding sequence ATGACTTTTATTGAAGAAATCAGAGCCAGACAAATTCTGGATTCCCGTGGCAATCCTACTGTAGAAGTGGATGTAATCACTGCAAATGGAAAATTAGGCCGTGCGGCTGTACCATCAGGAGCATCTACGGGAACCCACGAGGCCGTAGAATTGCGCGATGATGATAAAAAAGTATATGTGGGCAAAGGTGTATTGAAAGCCGTTGCCAATGTAAATGAAATTATTGCAGAAGAACTGACTGGTTATTCTGTATTTGAACAAAATATGCTGGACCAACTGATGTTGGAACTGGATGGCACTCCTAACAAAGGTAAATTGGGAGCTAATGCCATTCTGGGCGTTTCTCTGGCTATTGCCAAAGCAGCAGCACAGGAAGCAGGCTTACCACTGTTCCGTTATCTGGGTGGTGTAAATGCCAATACTCTTCCTTTACCAATGATGAACATCCTGAATGGAGGTAGCCATGCGGATAACTCCATCGACTTTCAGGAATTTATGATTATGCCTGTAAAAGCCGAGACCTTCTCTGAGTCTTTACGTATGGGTGTAGAAGTATTCCATAACCTGAAGAAAGTATTGAAGGATAAAGGAATGAGTACTAACGTAGGAGATGAAGGTGGTTTTGCTCCTAATATCCCTTCTAACGTAGGTGCTATTGAAGTAGTATTACAGGCTATTGAGAAGGCCGGTTACAGACCAGGTGAAGATATCTTCATCGCACTGGACGCAGCCAGCTCTGAGTTCTATGATGCAGACAGCAAAACATATCACTTCAAAAAATCTACAGGAGAAAAACTGACGTCTTCTCAGATGGCTAACTACTGGAAAGAGTGGGTTGATAAATATCCTATCCTTTCCATTGAAGATGGTATGGCAGAAGATGACTGGGCAGGCTGGAAAGAACTGACAGACTTGACTGGTAAAAAAATCCAGTTAGTGGGTGACGATTTATTTGTAACAAACGTAACTCGTCTGCAAGATGGTATCAATCAGGGCGTTGCTAACTCTATTCTGGTTAAAGTAAATCAGATTGGTTCATTGACTGAGACTATCAATGCGGTAAATCTGGCAAAACGCAATAAATATAAGAGTGTAATGTCACACCGTTCCGGAGAAACAGAAGACAGCACTATCGCAGATCTTGCAGTTGCTCTGAATACTGGTCAAATCAAAACGGGTTCAGCATCTCGTTCTGATCGGATGGCAAAATACAATCAATTGTTACGTATCGAAGAAGAACTGGGCAATACAGCTTATTTCCCAGGCATCAACTTTTAA
- a CDS encoding sensor histidine kinase, with product MEAALHFSKRITLFVRILASITIVLAILGLIGWLFNYLPLRTFLISNAVMKVNTAILLILAAGNLIQMAGKRPYFWLVLLLSGIIVLISIAIMLEHWHILALNLDELLGTDSKIGSSSPGRISIAGAICFFCIGIAFPCFIYKRYRAGHILSIIVFLTGYLIFLGHLFQINDYYDFKSYSAMSVHSSFAFLCLAQGLLLLYPQHGIVSIVTGPYLGNLMARYVFGIAMLGVPPIIVLYLYGLNQNIYTPAMGALFILIFFFTTIFLIYHFIFSKVNRLDQELHKRYEQLLLGEELSQVGSYETEYKNFTFRGTPQLYRIFGWPTVLAYTDSSLDLLYKIIHPDDVERVRIVVDKALKEIAPYSINYRVILPDGQLKYIYIKARVYKNQDGILCAKGTAMDVTVTKQQEAQLQELNRELTLRNEAIQSTNEELQVMSEELSLSNGALRVSNEELTALKADLEFKVSERTAHLERTLSELKQRNEELDQYVYKVSHDIRSPVASIAGLLSLIEAESDLEKKHQYIQLIGNRVDRLEEFINSILNHSRSLFNALEYKPVSLNKIIQQCLHELEYYPGFDQVQVVIDMPASDIIQSDELQLLIIFKNLLSNAIKYHNPRTESKVWICVSYTDEYTNIQIQDNGIGIAPEYLGKIFQMFFRATQRADGSGLGLYIVRQAVDRLHGKITVQSEEGNGTKFTIVLPVAHANS from the coding sequence ATGGAGGCAGCTCTGCATTTCTCCAAAAGAATAACACTATTTGTTAGAATACTGGCAAGTATTACCATTGTACTTGCTATTCTTGGTCTCATAGGCTGGCTATTTAACTACTTACCTCTACGTACTTTCTTAATCAGCAATGCTGTAATGAAAGTCAATACAGCAATTTTACTGATTTTAGCAGCAGGTAACCTTATTCAGATGGCAGGTAAGAGACCTTATTTCTGGCTAGTGCTTCTTTTGTCCGGAATTATTGTACTGATTAGCATTGCCATTATGCTTGAACACTGGCACATTCTTGCATTGAATCTGGATGAGTTGCTGGGAACTGATTCCAAAATAGGTTCCTCCTCTCCAGGCAGAATATCCATTGCAGGCGCAATCTGTTTTTTCTGTATTGGAATAGCCTTTCCCTGTTTTATTTACAAAAGGTATAGGGCAGGCCATATACTTTCCATTATTGTATTTTTGACTGGCTACCTGATCTTTCTGGGACATCTGTTTCAGATCAATGACTATTACGATTTCAAAAGCTATTCGGCTATGTCTGTGCATAGCAGTTTTGCATTTCTGTGTCTAGCCCAAGGGCTCCTCCTTTTATATCCTCAACATGGCATTGTATCTATCGTTACAGGTCCTTATCTGGGTAATCTGATGGCCCGTTATGTATTTGGTATTGCGATGCTAGGAGTTCCACCCATTATTGTACTCTATCTGTACGGACTCAATCAGAACATATATACTCCTGCCATGGGAGCGTTGTTTATCCTGATATTCTTTTTTACTACTATTTTCCTAATCTATCATTTTATTTTTTCCAAGGTAAACCGCTTGGATCAGGAACTTCACAAAAGATATGAACAATTATTGTTAGGAGAAGAACTGAGTCAAGTTGGAAGTTATGAGACTGAGTATAAAAATTTTACTTTTCGAGGCACTCCACAACTTTACCGCATCTTTGGCTGGCCAACTGTACTAGCCTATACAGACAGCTCTCTGGATCTTTTGTATAAGATTATTCATCCGGATGATGTAGAGCGTGTCAGGATAGTTGTGGACAAGGCCCTTAAAGAGATTGCCCCCTATAGCATAAATTACAGAGTAATCCTTCCGGATGGGCAACTAAAATATATTTATATCAAGGCTCGTGTATATAAAAATCAGGATGGTATTTTATGTGCAAAAGGCACTGCGATGGATGTAACAGTGACCAAACAACAGGAGGCTCAATTACAGGAACTTAACCGTGAGCTAACCTTGCGAAATGAAGCAATACAATCTACCAATGAAGAATTACAGGTGATGAGTGAGGAACTAAGTTTAAGTAATGGAGCCTTACGGGTAAGCAATGAAGAACTAACAGCGTTAAAAGCAGATCTTGAGTTTAAAGTTTCTGAACGAACAGCACATCTGGAAAGAACACTTTCCGAACTGAAACAGAGAAATGAGGAACTGGATCAGTATGTATATAAAGTATCACACGACATCCGCTCTCCGGTAGCCTCTATTGCAGGTCTCCTTAGTTTGATAGAGGCAGAATCTGATCTGGAGAAGAAACACCAGTATATTCAGCTCATAGGTAATCGGGTAGATAGGCTTGAAGAATTTATCAACTCAATCCTGAACCATTCTCGTAGTTTGTTTAATGCACTGGAGTATAAACCCGTTTCCCTAAACAAAATAATTCAGCAATGTCTACACGAACTGGAATATTATCCTGGCTTTGACCAAGTTCAGGTTGTCATTGATATGCCAGCATCAGACATCATTCAAAGTGATGAACTTCAGTTATTAATTATCTTTAAAAACTTATTATCTAATGCCATCAAATACCACAATCCCCGTACTGAAAGCAAAGTATGGATATGTGTGAGTTATACAGATGAGTATACAAACATTCAGATACAGGACAATGGAATAGGCATTGCGCCGGAATATCTGGGAAAAATATTTCAAATGTTTTTTCGTGCTACCCAACGAGCAGATGGGTCAGGGTTGGGCCTTTATATCGTGCGACAGGCAGTGGACAGACTTCATGGAAAAATTACAGTACAGAGTGAAGAAGGCAATGGCACAAAGTTTACTATTGTCCTGCCAGTTGCTCATGCAAACTCCTGA
- a CDS encoding cob(I)yrinic acid a,c-diamide adenosyltransferase — protein sequence MKIYTRKGDKGTTGLFGGKRVDKDDVRVECIGTLDEVNSTIGLLRVKLGSEHEWQANLHKIQKDMMDMMSHLARPSDTKKVNTNPIPEDGAEFCENWIDELESKMTSPSDYFLLPGGNEISALCHMVRTQMRRGERSLTSLIKTDEVHEAIPAYINRLSDLFFTLARAEMDKAGVAEEKWQLFLYKRFKDKA from the coding sequence ATGAAAATATATACACGTAAAGGAGACAAAGGTACTACAGGACTTTTCGGAGGCAAGCGTGTGGACAAAGACGATGTCCGCGTTGAATGTATTGGCACACTGGATGAAGTTAATTCAACTATTGGGCTACTTCGTGTCAAACTAGGTTCTGAGCATGAGTGGCAGGCAAATCTGCATAAAATTCAGAAAGATATGATGGATATGATGTCACATCTGGCCCGCCCTTCGGATACAAAAAAAGTAAACACGAATCCTATACCTGAGGATGGCGCTGAGTTTTGTGAGAACTGGATTGATGAGTTAGAATCAAAGATGACCTCTCCGTCAGACTATTTTTTACTACCAGGTGGTAATGAGATCTCCGCTTTGTGTCATATGGTCCGTACCCAGATGCGTCGTGGTGAACGTAGCCTCACATCATTAATTAAAACAGATGAGGTACATGAGGCAATACCTGCCTATATCAACCGGCTATCTGACTTGTTTTTTACATTAGCCAGAGCTGAAATGGACAAAGCAGGAGTAGCAGAAGAAAAATGGCAATTATTCCTATACAAACGCTTTAAAGATAAAGCCTAA
- a CDS encoding TonB-dependent receptor has protein sequence MNLRLSIILFIFAVILFLVTVQSGIAQQQVADSIRSYQLKETVVTATRSSIEKERIPQQIDIISQRDIKQTSFIDAIDLVKKNSSVSVLQYPGLLGGVSIRGFRPQFSGINQRTLLLIDGRPAGTVNLATIDPGSIERIEVLKGPASALYGAQAMGGVVNVITRKSTDKIHSSLLADYGSYSSLRIGGQTGGNLTEKLDFDLSFQSFSRNDDYKTGKDNWLRNALHGGTAIKYYIKQPATEINDSRGDGIRRDYTQLSYYSGSLRAGYQLTSNWRLDVRGERFLARGIESPSDIEYGNTQPSTKDIGRANGEVSLAGTMGIHQLSLKGYTAQETSDNYTLENNGVKIPPYRSYQSQSSWKGIQVKDVLKLGIHQLTLGIDYTSVSIQTHSYSNDTTETRPYSPNYALRSTAIYAQGQFFFLSNRLTVTPGLRFDRITFDVKTTPLLTTYTPGKETNPFLSPSLGAQYQIIEPLKVHATIGRAFVTPDAYQVAGFSQSGSNKSVAITQGNPDLTNENSITWDAGIRFVKPAIGLTADITYFSTVVQDRITSRTTRYTTPEFTTSGDTVKSRTTYVNANKGEIRGLEAEVAYDFGALKEYAYSLRVFANATSISYAKEITVATDGTTTRKDIYNVASLTMNYGIEYNNLKGASLRLSGRYVGHRKDTDYNDLLYPEIQYPVFMVIDMAASYTYAHQHTISLLVNNLTDENYYEKRGYNMPGRNFTLRYSFTF, from the coding sequence GTGAACTTAAGGCTATCTATTATTCTATTTATATTCGCTGTTATTCTGTTTCTTGTAACTGTTCAATCAGGTATTGCTCAACAACAGGTAGCTGATTCTATCCGGTCTTATCAATTAAAAGAAACAGTAGTTACGGCAACCCGTTCTTCTATAGAAAAAGAACGAATCCCTCAGCAAATCGATATTATCTCCCAAAGGGATATTAAACAAACATCCTTTATAGATGCTATAGATCTGGTAAAAAAGAACTCTTCAGTCAGTGTATTGCAGTATCCTGGTTTGCTGGGAGGTGTAAGCATACGGGGATTTCGGCCTCAGTTTAGTGGAATCAATCAACGGACACTGTTACTGATAGATGGTCGCCCGGCAGGTACCGTAAACCTGGCAACCATTGATCCGGGTAGTATTGAACGTATTGAAGTACTTAAAGGACCAGCCTCTGCACTCTATGGAGCTCAGGCAATGGGTGGTGTGGTGAATGTCATTACCCGAAAATCAACAGATAAAATTCACTCTTCTCTTTTGGCAGACTATGGTTCCTATAGTTCCTTACGTATTGGTGGTCAAACGGGAGGCAATCTGACAGAGAAGCTGGACTTTGATTTGTCTTTTCAATCCTTTAGTCGCAATGATGACTATAAAACCGGAAAAGACAACTGGTTGCGCAATGCACTTCATGGAGGTACGGCCATCAAATATTATATAAAACAACCTGCTACTGAAATCAATGACAGCCGTGGTGATGGAATCCGCAGAGATTATACACAACTGAGTTATTATTCGGGTTCACTACGGGCAGGTTATCAGCTTACTTCCAACTGGCGTCTGGATGTTCGGGGAGAACGTTTTCTGGCACGTGGTATAGAATCACCTAGTGACATTGAATATGGAAATACCCAGCCTAGTACCAAAGACATTGGTCGGGCAAATGGCGAAGTAAGTCTGGCTGGCACAATGGGCATTCACCAGCTTAGCCTAAAGGGGTATACTGCTCAGGAAACATCTGATAATTATACACTCGAAAATAATGGTGTAAAAATACCACCTTATCGTTCTTACCAAAGTCAATCTTCCTGGAAGGGAATACAGGTAAAAGATGTACTGAAACTAGGTATTCATCAACTTACTCTGGGTATAGACTATACCAGTGTATCTATTCAAACACATTCCTATTCCAATGATACGACAGAAACAAGACCTTACAGTCCTAACTATGCATTACGCTCAACAGCCATTTATGCACAAGGTCAGTTTTTCTTCCTGAGTAACCGCCTGACAGTAACGCCAGGCCTCCGGTTTGACAGAATTACATTTGATGTAAAAACGACTCCACTTCTTACTACCTATACGCCAGGCAAAGAAACCAATCCTTTTCTCAGTCCAAGTTTGGGTGCACAATACCAGATTATCGAACCACTGAAAGTACATGCAACTATTGGTCGTGCGTTTGTGACTCCGGATGCCTATCAGGTAGCTGGATTTTCTCAATCAGGTAGTAATAAATCTGTTGCGATTACCCAAGGCAACCCAGATCTGACCAATGAAAACAGCATCACCTGGGATGCAGGAATCCGATTTGTTAAACCTGCTATTGGACTTACTGCAGATATCACCTATTTCTCTACAGTAGTACAAGATCGTATTACAAGTCGTACTACTCGTTATACAACACCTGAATTTACTACCAGTGGAGATACAGTCAAATCCCGAACAACCTATGTAAACGCGAATAAAGGTGAGATACGCGGTCTGGAAGCAGAGGTAGCCTATGACTTTGGGGCATTGAAAGAGTATGCTTACTCATTGCGTGTATTTGCAAACGCTACTTCGATCTCCTATGCAAAGGAAATCACCGTAGCCACAGATGGTACTACAACTCGCAAAGACATTTACAATGTAGCATCGCTTACTATGAATTACGGTATTGAATACAATAACCTCAAAGGTGCTTCTTTACGACTCAGTGGACGTTATGTCGGTCATCGAAAGGATACAGACTATAATGATTTGTTATATCCGGAAATTCAGTATCCGGTCTTTATGGTGATTGATATGGCAGCATCTTATACCTATGCCCATCAGCACACAATAAGTCTGCTGGTAAACAATCTCACAGACGAAAACTACTATGAAAAACGAGGCTATAATATGCCAGGCAGAAATTTCACATTGCGTTACAGTTTTACCTTCTAA
- a CDS encoding ABC transporter ATP-binding protein: MTARKSILTAVDLSIGYRLSKGQTYKIAGPLQLNLWQGELVCLLGPNGAGKSTLMRTLAGLHPALEGYISITNLPLSDLKPQDLARKLSMVLTERVEAGNLTVYELVALGRYPYTSWLGNLTAEDVIKVYEAMDVIGITAYQHRSIQYLSDGERQKVMLARALAQDTDMIMLDEPTAHLDLPSRVEMMQLLHQLAKKTQKAILLSTHELDLALQAADKVWILLPDGSLEVGTPEDLVLKGAFESAFARKGLHFDQTTGSFVLHNDSQGPVIGLSGHKDLVFWTRRALQREGFCIETDQTSAYRIEALFTNNQPDWTLYQNGISVKYNSMAEVLAALQLWKKQISTIT, from the coding sequence ATGACAGCAAGAAAATCTATACTCACTGCTGTCGATTTGTCAATTGGCTATCGTCTATCTAAAGGGCAAACATATAAAATAGCTGGTCCTTTACAGCTGAACTTATGGCAGGGAGAGCTGGTATGCCTGCTAGGCCCAAATGGGGCAGGTAAGTCTACGCTGATGCGTACACTTGCAGGTCTACATCCTGCGCTGGAAGGTTATATTAGTATTACCAATTTACCATTGTCTGATTTAAAACCCCAGGATTTGGCTCGAAAACTAAGTATGGTACTTACAGAACGAGTAGAAGCAGGAAATCTGACAGTCTATGAACTAGTAGCATTGGGGCGTTACCCCTATACAAGCTGGCTGGGCAATCTCACAGCAGAAGACGTGATCAAGGTATATGAAGCAATGGATGTGATAGGTATAACAGCCTACCAACATCGTTCTATTCAGTACCTGAGCGATGGGGAACGCCAAAAAGTAATGCTGGCCCGTGCCTTGGCACAGGATACGGATATGATTATGCTTGATGAACCAACAGCCCATCTGGATTTACCCAGTCGTGTGGAAATGATGCAATTGCTGCATCAACTGGCAAAGAAAACCCAGAAAGCTATTCTGCTCTCCACTCATGAACTGGACTTAGCATTACAGGCAGCAGACAAAGTATGGATCTTACTACCTGATGGCAGCTTAGAGGTGGGTACACCTGAAGACCTTGTACTCAAAGGAGCCTTTGAATCAGCCTTCGCCCGCAAAGGACTTCACTTTGACCAAACAACAGGAAGCTTTGTATTACATAACGATAGCCAGGGTCCTGTCATTGGACTTAGTGGTCATAAGGATTTGGTATTCTGGACACGTCGCGCACTACAACGGGAAGGTTTTTGTATCGAAACAGACCAGACAAGTGCATATAGAATAGAGGCTTTATTTACTAACAATCAACCTGACTGGACTCTTTATCAGAACGGAATTTCTGTAAAATACAACTCTATGGCTGAAGTGCTAGCTGCACTTCAACTATGGAAAAAACAAATAAGTACAATTACCTGA
- a CDS encoding iron ABC transporter permease, which translates to MISNTEASRTMSKSHSSFRKIVVSSLILLIIAGFLLDIMLGSVSIPFREVVRILFEQTSEQTAWLYIVQKIRIPKAITAVLVGCGLSVSGLQMQTLFRNPLAGPSELGITAGAALGVAVIMLSNGHITSMPAIRQLGFSGSWLIVVAASMGSALVLFLVVLIAGRIRDNVVLLIVGVMIGTITLSVISIWQYFSQPEQLQEYILWTFGSLGGVTEYHLYVLTGTVVVGLVLAFASSKALNVLLLGENYARSMGLTVGWARAIILASTSLLTGSITAFCGPIGFIGIAVPQLTRSLFNTSNHRVLIPCTCLIGTLLMLACDIIAHMPGSQTVLPINIVTSLLGAPVVIWIIVTRSNLRASFV; encoded by the coding sequence ATGATTTCCAATACTGAAGCTAGCCGTACTATGTCCAAATCCCATTCCTCCTTCCGGAAGATCGTGGTGAGTTCGTTAATTCTGCTCATCATTGCAGGCTTTCTGCTGGACATTATGCTGGGCTCTGTGTCTATTCCTTTTCGGGAGGTAGTACGTATTCTGTTTGAGCAAACATCCGAACAAACAGCCTGGCTTTATATTGTCCAGAAGATCCGTATTCCCAAAGCTATTACAGCTGTGTTGGTTGGATGTGGCTTATCTGTAAGTGGTCTCCAGATGCAAACGTTGTTTCGCAATCCACTGGCAGGGCCTTCGGAACTAGGTATTACAGCAGGAGCAGCACTGGGAGTAGCTGTTATTATGCTTTCCAATGGACATATTACCAGTATGCCTGCTATCCGGCAACTGGGCTTTTCTGGTAGCTGGTTGATAGTGGTGGCAGCTTCAATGGGTTCGGCTTTGGTTTTATTTCTGGTAGTATTGATTGCAGGACGTATACGAGACAATGTAGTATTGTTGATTGTAGGGGTTATGATTGGAACCATTACCCTGTCTGTCATTAGTATATGGCAGTATTTTAGTCAACCTGAACAGTTACAGGAATATATACTATGGACATTCGGATCATTGGGCGGGGTAACAGAATATCATTTATATGTACTGACGGGTACAGTAGTAGTGGGGCTGGTATTAGCATTTGCCTCATCCAAAGCATTGAATGTTTTGTTATTAGGTGAAAATTATGCCCGAAGTATGGGCTTGACAGTAGGTTGGGCACGAGCCATTATTCTGGCAAGTACCAGTCTGCTTACTGGTAGTATTACAGCCTTCTGTGGACCTATTGGCTTTATTGGTATCGCCGTACCACAGCTAACACGTTCGTTATTCAATACTTCCAATCATCGGGTATTGATTCCCTGCACTTGCCTGATTGGTACATTGTTAATGCTAGCCTGTGATATTATTGCACATATGCCAGGTAGCCAGACAGTATTGCCGATCAATATAGTGACATCACTGTTGGGTGCTCCTGTTGTGATATGGATTATTGTGACCCGAAGCAATCTAAGAGCATCCTTTGTATGA